A stretch of DNA from Polyodon spathula isolate WHYD16114869_AA chromosome 4, ASM1765450v1, whole genome shotgun sequence:
GCAATAAAGTTTActcttctgattttgttttagattttttttttttttttttaaagtcaatgcTTTCCAGCAGCTAGTCcacaaaaataatttacacaAGTGTAGAAACTGGCAGATTAGGGTCAATATCGCAGCAATGAATGTGATCACTTTGCTTCCTGTTGTGACTTCTTCCCTCTGGTTCAGGCTGATTTTGTTCCAGATACATATCCCTCTGGATAGCCTTGGCAAGCCTGACTGTCAGTGCACAGAGTATCGATCCCACAAAGTACAGAATGGCAGTTATTATACCAAAGAGGGCTACTGCTGCATCGCTTCCCTGCACATAGCAGTTCATCCAGGTGTATCCCTGGCGTGAATACAGCCGTTCCCTTTTCTTACACACATCTGTGGCATTCACCTGAATGACAAAATGGAGGTAAAGGCCAACCGCTACAATGTAGCCCATGCAACCCAGCACGTCGAAGAAAAACTCAAAGACAAGCAGCTTTATAGGGATGCGGTAAAGGGGCTTGGCGCCACCGATCAGAAAAAAAAGGGTAATGACTCCCACCACAAGGCTGAAAGCGACCCCTCCGTAAACCCCAGGGGCTCGCATCTGGCTGTACTGCATGTCTAAGTCACGCACCTCCTGCAGCTCTGTGCCCTGGAAAGGGTTGATAGCCGAATTCAGGCTGAAACTGCCAGTTGCCAGACCCCCAACTGATGTGAACCCAGACATTACTGCCTGGGCGACTGCCACACAGATTAGCACCATTAGATTTGTCCCTGTTGCAGCCATGTGAACTATACCTGCAAGGAAATAAAATAGGTATATTAATGTAGGGGTTTTaactataataaacatgtttaaattctTTCAAATGTAGTTGATGCTTAGTGAGAGCACTTATTGGAATTTTGTTCAGACAAGGGATGTCTCTGTATGTCACATATACATACAACAGCCTGCGCTAAATCCCTGTAGCCACAGACAACAAGTACACTACAGGTTTACTAAACTGTACTGTATCATACATCcttggaaacaaaaacaatatgagGAGAGTTTCCATTTGAAACCACCAACTCAAATTTgtggcaataaaaaacaaacagtcctgCTTACACCACCAAAACTTGTATGTTCTAATAACTTAGTACAGTATTGATTTCTATCCCagttttttaaatctcaaaaatCATATTCATTGTGAGTTACCAGTATGCACCATCAATCGTTGCTTAAAATTTCCATTAGTGTACTGTAACCGTCATATTTCAGGCttgtttaaaaattattattattatttaattatcatGAACATGACCACATATTTTAAATTTCCGAAGTCACACCTTAACAAATCCACAAGACAAAACTGAGTGTTCCAGGTCAGCGGGTAGTTTTAAGTATACACCAAATTGAAAAACTACTCCTAGGAGcagtttttcaacaatggctgTGACAGTAAAGAGTTAAATTCGCTAAATGGAATCTTatgaatgtaattaaatataatcTTAACGACGGCTGTAGGTAATTTGGTGTTTTAGTGCTTACAACTCTATAGTCAACAGTTTCAACATAAAGGCCTATTAAGTACCATTTCAATCATGTATCCCTAATCTCAGAatcttttttgtaaatgttactttCAGATTAAAGTTTTTACATGTAAGAAATATTAACTCTCAGAGGTGAATAGTCAAGTTAAGAATACCATCAAGTTAACTATGCTGGCacgtttatatataaaaaataaataaaatgattgtgtCACCcagtttttaaaacaggtttccctttcaagtacgaaatgtaaccattaatgaATGGGTGTTTACATTCTAAAAACCTGAATCCTGAAAATTATACACCAAAACTGCTTACCAAACCTGTGATGCAGGTACGAAAAAGGACTGCGCGCACAGATCTCGGCGCCATTTTACTTTTAGAGACTACCCTGATCGGACAGCCTTGTTCAAATAAGCACTTTGTTGCTTCTATTTAagatttgggtctttaggagattTAGGAGATATCTAGAATGTACCGAACAAACCACCATATTTAACAGTTTTTACTAAAATGTCCCAGTCAGGACCAGCACTGAGAGAGAAAGTAAAGAAACTACCCTGCTtttctctccttctccttctaGAAGGCCCTGTGTAACTGAATATAAttgtttgtttcagtaaaaatGATCCACAATCACACCACTCAATGTAATCATGTAAACCaatgtattaattttatataaaaaatgttttactagaAAGAAATAGTTAGTATATGTGGACAAGAATGACACTGAAAAGcacttacctgtaaaataataaaacatttttaaaaattcctAAATGTTTGGTTTGTCAGTAGATGTCCTTACATTTGTAGAGGAgttcttaatatatatattttttaatattacataaAGCACACTCATAGTTAAGTACAGAGTATCCctgtatttcacttttttattattaaaacatttaattttatttttaaaagttgtgaataatcatttaataaactCAAGGTCAGCATTTAGCAGCGGAGccaaaatctggaattgatcaaATCGACCTCAATTTAAGCACAGAGAAGCTCTTTATAATCCTTTCTTAGGGATTTTAGCTCTGTTTCTCTGCATACATCTGTCTCCTAGACTATTAGAAAAAATGCACTTATAGTCTGATATTTGTTTCACTGGAACAGTTGTAACGATCACtttgcacaactgagaagcagttgcactgtcctccctaaggagatactaccaGTCCTATTCCTATAACTAAATAAAAGTGACAGACAGAAAAGTAGGGACGTCAGAGGTGGCAATTTCAATAACAAccagtttattgttgtgaacaataatgtcaataaatgaaatatgaaaaaaacaaaatacagattcTCCCTATCTCGATTATTTCTTTACTGGGGGCGGTGGTTATAGACGTGTTGCACTTACGacgatcatatatatatatatatatatatatatatatatatatatatatatatatatatatatatattaaatacagtgccttgaaaaaatattcagcccccatccacttttttcacatttaagagtctcacagcctgagATTTTGAAGCATTatattgggaatttttatttgtgagtcacacattcttcttcacagagaccaccccccccccccagaaaaaaaaagaaaatagtaaaaaaataataaaaaatttaaaaactgaaatgtcatcattttttaagttttcGTCCCCCTGgatcaatacttggttgaaccacctctggcagctattacagccagtagtcttttcggataagtctctattaactttgcacaccgtgatggagcaatatttgcccattcctccttgcaaaattgcataaattgtgtcaagttagttggggaacggtgCTGGACAGCAGGTTTGCAGTCTTGCCGCAGACTTTCGATAgaattaaggtcaggactctgactgggccactcaaggacatctattttcttcattttaagccactccagtgttgctctggcagtgtgctttggatcattgtcctgatgaaagacaaacttcttctaCAGTTTGAGTTTTCTGGCAGAGGGGCACAGGTTTTtattcaggatttctctgtattgtgcgccattcatcctcccatcaatcctgacaatattgccagttccaaaaagttccactttagtctcatcagaccacaagacgttctgccacataactgcagtatcttctaggtgacgttttgagaactctttgcgggcaaggatatgtttttttttgagccagggcttcttccttgccacgctcccataaaggccctttttgtggaatgccttggagattgttgatacatgaacatcatcgtccatcgcagccactgacttctgtaactcattcagagtcacagttggcctcacagtagcttccctaagaagtgcccttcttgtccagcaactaagtttagaggggtgcctaatctaggcagtgtggtggtagtttcgtatttttccccCACTTCTATACAATGGACTGCATTGACCTCCGAGGGATgctcaatgcctttgaaatggttttgtatccttccccagatttgttcttctctataatcacatccctaacttgcttagaatgctctttcgtctgcattttgattatttcttttgAAGGTccaccatactgtgggaccatataGAGACAgtggtatttatcctcacagattaatttaaagcaggtggagtccatcaacaaattgtgtgacttgttgaggtaatatattgcacctgagcaaatttaggcagtctccctctgttccaaatgcttcttgcaaagttcctgtgctaactgtaaaatatattctctccttggtaaattcttctccgtgcattctttgtaaaatacccaggagttgatggctgctaggtccaatatattgtaaaacacctgaacagaccaccgtctggtttttattttcactagtcccgatgcaaATTGACTGACGAAAGCAGGctgactgtcagtcattcacacAGGCacagagtagagactaatctaattatagctaaacacattgcggactggtaaagaaaaataataaaatagaatactgttctgtaatatccgaatacaattgttttctgtgtggctgtcaatgtgactgATCCCGAGGCTATTAGGTGGTAGCTGGTTGTGAGTTTTTGTATGACTCCCCAGGTTTTGCACACCTCTGGGAGTAGCTGGCTTGTGAACTGAGGTCCACGGTCCACGGTGTTCCCCATCGGGTGAAAATTTCCTGCAGCAAAATGTTCACAATCTTGGTGGTGTTCCTGTCCCACAATAGAAACAGCTCAACCCACTTTGTGAAGTAATCAACAATGACCAGGATGTAGGCCTTACATTTTTTACTTCTTGGCAAAGGTCCCATTAGGTCCAGACCCAGCATCTCTCCAGGCTCCTTCACAGTAATGGACTGGAGTTAACCAGCAGGTTTGGGGTTGGAAGGTTTGTAGTCCTGGCAGGTTTGACACTCCTTTATGTAGTGCCATGTACCTTTATGGATGGAGGGTCATCAGACCACCTCCAGCATGCGAAACAACCTCTTCATCCTACCCAGATGACCTCCCAAAGGGTTCTCATGGTAGAGGAAGGAATCTGTCAACTGTTCCGGAATAACCAGCTGGTATCGGAATCCTTGTTTAGGAATGGGCACCTGGCGATACACAAGTCTCTGCTGTTAAATGAAGCAGATACAGTTATCATTGGCAGTATTGAAAGCAATGTCGTTGACGACAGCGGTCGCTATCTGGTCCATCATGGTGGGAAGATCCATGCTACTCGCAGAGGCATTGCAGGCACACACTGCTGCAGAGGGACCTGAAGGTGGTACAACAGGACAGTACTCTGGAGAGTGCATCAGGAACAAGGTTAAGACTGCCTTTCCTGTAAATAACAGAAAAAGTGAACTGTTGTAGGTCCAGAGTTCCAGGTCAGTCTGGAAGAGGTTTTTGGGTTACTGAATGCCCAGGAGAGTGCAGCGTGGTCAGCGACAACCTCAAATCTCTCCAGATAATGCCCCCATTTTTCTACTGCCCACACGACAGTGAGACACTCTTTTTCGGATGTGGAGGAGTTCTTTTCGGCAGAGTTCAGTAATTTTGAGGCGTAGGCTATTACCTTCTCATCATCTCCTTCTAGCCGAGTCAAAGCCACTCCTAGTCCTACAATGCTGGCATCAGTAAAGACTCCAGCAAGGTCAGTAGTGCTGAGTGGTGAACAGTAGATGAAAAAACATCAGGAGGCTTAACATTAAACAGCTAcatttaaacaagtaacagtgaaaTGAAGAGTTTAGACAACGTGCAGTATTCAATAAAAAAGAATGACTGCACTGAAATGATCTAAAGTAGTTTAGGTTCACTGatattttaagtttgtaatgttGTAGGTTGTGATGGATTTCTCAGAGAAAGGGAGTCACCCAGCTTTAATACAGGTGCTGGCTtctaaggagctctgagattggaggagtggatatttgAATGAAccaatggggagagaggatgaacagaaggttgcaaggaactgtgggaaattaagttttaacctggccaggctactgacctcaattaaagggacaggtgggtgagacTTACACCCACATTATGTTGTATGGGAATTGCTACCTAATAATtcctaataaaaaatatttaagtagaacaccattcttttaaaaaatctcAGGGTCTTTGTTCATCATGCAAAGAAAAACTAGGAGTCAAAAAACACACCCTTAGTTGCtgcgttttttttaaataatgtgctgGAACAATGAGAGTGacatattacagtacagttaaaaacTTTTCAAACAATTCTTACCCTTTGGGGGGGGACACCGCTAATGAGAGGCAGGCTATACCATAAAGAACTGCAACATAAAGAATCATAACTTACAGGGGTTAAACCACAAACAGTGTTTTGTACAGACTGCAGCATTTGAAAACTTTAGATCATATGCACTTTGTACAAACTAGCAATGCATTTGCAATATCTGAACATACTATTTTGAATAAAAGCCAATCCAGTGAACCCTCCCTGTGCTCTTAAGGAGTATGCACATTATCACGCTCTACACAACATTAACTTCCCTTGTGCACAACCTACCCCCTACAATCGCACCACCCAGCTGAATATAGCAAGACCAACTCCTTCTTATGACCTCTGTCTCAGAACACAAGGGGACTGACTAAGTGAGTGAGTGCTTGGGGGGGttagacccacacacacacacaatcaaaatCTGTCCACCATAAAACCTGGGAAAGAAATACAATTTCCACCTGACTGTTTACAGCTTTGTGGTATGCTGCTCTCTACATAATGGCTTCATGCACCATGAtctgaaaaacactttttttcttggCACATGAAAAGCTATTTGCAGATAGATTATAAGGTCACTTGCTGATTTTGTGCTGCTTCTACGGCTGTGAGAAAACAATGCTAAGAGGGCTGAAGGGTGCATTCACCAAGAGGTTTTGTGTGCCCCTGTGAAAATGCTACATTGTGCTGTTGGAAGAATCTTGACAGTGGATTCCTGAGATGAGAGGTGCCCTTATTAAGCTGTACTGCCCTGAGGCTGCAAATGTGGTCTTCACAGGGGGGTTTCCCTTGTTTGGTCCCCTTTTGCAAAGTACgacttttttggttttattagcAAAGTGGCCAATTAATGACTTTTTAACACATGCATTACTCAAGTCGGGAAGATGATTTGATTTTATGTGAAGGAATATGGAACACAGtaccaaaaaatttaaaaaactaacatcaaccttttattaaaaaatcaaCTGAAATGGAAATATTGTCTCTAAGGATGCAAGATAACTTGATCGGAATCAGCGTcaattgttaataaaacactatATCGTGTTTCCCTGTCACTGTCActgacaattattattttttatcagctGTACTGTCCTTCTCTATGATACTGCAATGCAAAAAAACTACTTTAACATTGCCTTGTGCTTTATTAAGTTGATAACTTTTCTGAATAAATATTGCTCATACTTTAAGACAGCTGTGATTACAGATGTGCAGGTAATTTCCAATTTTCCGAGTAATATCTCATGTTTTTTGTTGGTAGGTATTaaattaaactcaaaacaagcCTTTTAATACAAATTTAATTTTCAGTCAGGCTCTGGCATACCCTATTGCTGACTGACAGTTTAGTCTTGCCCAGGCCTACAATCCCACAATTTGCTGAAGAGATTATGCATTTCTAAATGATTTTATATCAAACTGATAAAACAAAGGCAAGACAAATAATCACAGATAAAATGTGTGTGGTTTGAATTCTGTCATTGTTATGGATCGGTACTCAATAACTGTGGAGAACACGTTGTTTGTGTGCAGAGAAATCATGGTTTTCAATTGTAATACTATTATTGAAAAAATCAAACGGTGCATCATAAATACAATTAcctttttctatataaaatatttttcgAGCAGTTATTTTGataaaaaagtactgtataagtttatgtataatgtgtgtgtattttatatagtaAAAGTGACGGCAATATATATTTCCTCACAGCTATAGGGAATTAAATGTGCTCACTTAAATGTGGCAAGTAACCCTTTTTATACTTGGAATCATGTTTCTCTAGGGTGAACAAAAGTATTTTGTTATTCTGAATGGACTGAGTCTGTGCCTGTGTAATGAAGCAGTAGTGGAGTGACttgcatattattttcttttattagtaGGAGAACAATACTGGAAATAATCCAGTAGGACATCTGGTATTACCTTATTTGATCCCTGTTTGATGTACAACCAAAACAGTTTTTGTGTAGCAATAGTGACTGAGagtaaatatatggaaaactgttAAGAGCACGAGCAATTGTGCATTCAgattcaaaagtattttttaaaatttttatttcacAGTCTCGTTCAATGTAAATCACTGACAACATTTTCAAATCCCAAAATGTCAAAGTAACAGAATTCTTCCATAACAAATGAGAAATCAACCTGTGGTATGAGATACTACACTCTCCAGAAAGCAGACTGAAACTACACACATACTTCAAGTTTCGAGGAAAAGTTACTGAGGTATGGTGTTGCTGTAATGAAATTAGCACAGTACATTATGATGTCACAAGAAAATGGGAGTTTTTGGAACAAAAAACCAAAGCATTCCCCAGGGGCATACAAAAGCATGGGACAGCATACAATCAATGCTTTGGACTACCTAGTTTACTCAGTTAATAAAATTATCATAAAATATATTCATACTCAAGGCTGTTTTTAAGAAATTTCTAAAACACCCTATActtcacctcgctataaaaaagatattgctgctctagaaagagtgcaaagaagagcgaccagaattattccgggcttaaagaattgaatctgttcagtcttgaacaaagaagactacgtggcgacctaattcaagcattcaaaattctaaaaggtattgacagtgtcgacccaagggactttttcagcctgaaaaaagaaacaaggaccaggggtcacaaatggagattagacaaaggggcattcagaacagaaaataggagtcacctttttacacagagaattgtgagggtctggaatcaactccccagtaatgttgttgaagctgacaccctgggattcttcaagcaGCTCCTtattgagattctgggatcaataagctactaacaaccaaacgagcaagatggaccgaatggcctcctctcgtttgtaaactttgtaaactggttaaagaaaagaacctttttttcttctgctgcagcaaaaacatcacgtcaggcaatggcaaaagcaatggagagtgctctgtctcacagtgttgaacagctgttaggtctcctgaaagcagcttattttaatgCAACATCAATGTGAACGAAGATGCAGATgcagtttgttttggttttttttatatgcaaatgtgccttttcttttgccattcccccccaaaattttggaatccccccattggctgcagcatagggggcaaattgttattattagacggctaacacattttGGAGTTGTCACCTGAGGCCAGCACTAACGTGAACATCACTGCACCTGCATCaagataaactgtatttgcaccacaagcactacagcactcacccaggactggtgaccgtgtttgtatatgtgtgtgtgtactttgactgtgtttattatttgggactgcaaaccctgtACTtacaacagtgtaatacacattgctgtgtattgcctgggatttattgtttggtcaccagacctggattacagcATTAAATTACTTTGGATTATTactgtctgtcttttcattgtgCATCACTCCTACAACTGTACCCCACGAACCACTTTGAGAGGTACACAGCATGCATTGAGAGGCTTTGAAAATGACGACGGATACACGCCTCATGATGGTCGTGCAGAGGTTGTGTGACCATATGGTAGACTGGTTGATCCCCACCAAGAAGACCAATCTACAAATGGCTATGGCAATAGTGGTGTAGCACTTTTGCCATGTGGTCTGCATCAACACTCAAGCTTGGCTATGGCGCCACATCCCAGACACCCTGGAAGAAGCCATGACACTAGCTGAGGACTTCAAAGACTCCCTGGTCTCCGATTGGACCGGCATCCTCACGGCTCCAACCAACCGGAGCCGCTCACCACcacatcctctctctctcccaccacCAGCCACACCAGCACCAGGACTGACATCTCCCAGACCGCTGACACCAATGGGCCACCTTGCCCTCCCCTTCATGAAGATCAAGgctggcccccagctggggtacaggtgctgcccctgcccctgtTGCCATATCAGCATTTGGTTgatcgtttggcccaggacaacctcaaatcgtctcagcaccgacaacagcagcattataataaaaacGCACTAATTTGAACCTTTCGACCaagagacaaggtaatgctgctacttccctcattaGAATCGAAGTTATGTGCTAAacggcaggggccatatgaagtaaTTTGGGCTacaggaaaggtgaattatgaaattagacagcccaatcgccgtaatgaacgtgaaatttatcatgtaaatgtattaaagccttggcaggcaagggaggccttatttatagcccctaGCGAAgtaaaggatgatttaggccctatctagagacccctagcactaaaataatttcgatgggggaacaattagtTCCAGAACAGCAATGAGAGCTGCaaaagcttattgaggagttcagctatGTTCTTTCTGACTTGCTCGGTAGAACTAAAATTGTTGAATATGACATAATCTCTCCCTCAGTtgtcacagtacgagagagaccttaccatatcccagaaagtcgacgaagtggcgttagCAAAGAGGTTTGGGcaatgctcgaacttggggttgtagcatcagagtgggtcataatatctttctctgtatgaaattaacagaattgaaatatacaaaaaggTGGGtcttaagccattctctgtgtctactcgGTTTCtgctcacaaactcccccactgacacaAAATGCTTTTAGAAAGGACTCATAAACTAACGTTAggctattaccataaccctggttccctgaaaagaatgacgaccattatcgaatgggaagagccctctctgaccgtcaatcactgagcatatatagaaaagctgccctatcagggccctgctgtgaggaggaagtccctcccacctcctgttaaAGAGgttcgtcctcacagtagcatatcgccattttctttcgaaatcggaggtcagctggtgacacgacctcgaagggtaatggtggtcattcttttcagggaaccaggattatggtaataacctaatgttccctttcaatggaatgacaaccattaccgaatgggaagctgtaccaacgctgtcatggctccagattaccgacagtacagccccaaggcgatagcctcagagcccaaatgacgcctaagggcatacCGCCTGCAACAACCTAGAGCCCAGTGTGAGGGCcacgctcggtttgcaacatcaaggcggtaaaaatgcgccaatgtctgactacctgttcATTAGCAGCATTGCACAGCCCGttcaaggaggcgccatgaaggaaagcccacgaagtcactaggcccctggtagaatgggccataatgccccccggcatgggggagtccgtctgttcatgcgccaagcgtatagcatctgccacccagtacgctagatgttgcttcgatagggtcTAACCTCTAGAgagggacccatagcagacaaacagctgggtGGACTGTCTCCTGGACGCTGaactatccaggtaacagcgcagagcctggaCCGGGCAAAGCATGTGaggtc
This window harbors:
- the si:ch211-191a24.4 gene encoding MARVEL domain-containing protein 3 — protein: MSYVGQPSSNPERNHQARRHRDRRGRDDHHEYRNARDLHQGGPAASSDRSQPHHYPRQVASEPRYPGPTSSSAPDDYSEASRERHTAKPQSKCSVVCSRRGIVHMAATGTNLMVLICVAVAQAVMSGFTSVGGLATGSFSLNSAINPFQGTELQEVRDLDMQYSQMRAPGVYGGVAFSLVVGVITLFFLIGGAKPLYRIPIKLLVFEFFFDVLGCMGYIVAVGLYLHFVIQVNATDVCKKRERLYSRQGYTWMNCYVQGSDAAVALFGIITAILYFVGSILCALTVRLAKAIQRDMYLEQNQPEPEGRSHNRKQSDHIHCCDIDPNLPVSTLV